One genomic region from Chelonia mydas isolate rCheMyd1 chromosome 25, rCheMyd1.pri.v2, whole genome shotgun sequence encodes:
- the PLPPR3 gene encoding phospholipid phosphatase-related protein type 3 translates to MISAKEKSKAPKDSMTLLPCFYFVELPIVASSIVTLYFLELTDLFKPAKVGFQCYDRALSMPYVETNEEMIPLLMLLSLAFAAPAASIMVGEGIIYCLQSKLKGRSGSEGSINAGGCNFNSFLRRTVRFVGVHVFGLCATALVTDVIQLATGYHAPFFLTVCKPNYTLLGISCDSNPYITQDICSGQDQNAILSARKTFPSQHATLSAFAAVYVSMYFNSIISDSTKLLKPILVFAFAIAAGVCGLTQITQYRSHPIDVYVGFLIGSGIAAYLAYHAVGNFQAPTERAPANPPTKDALRALTQRGHDSVYHQNKSVSTDELNPQTRLDGVNRQVQREKNSLGSLKRASVDVDLLAPRSPMGKENMVTFSNTLPRVNTPSMDDPARRHMTIHVPVDACRSKQLITEWKQKSLEGRSMTLAEEASGHARAGSDSVGADEEEHVPSSLYPTVQARTAERAAMGPRVLIQPRPGASQLVHIPEESQGTANISPTSSSAVRAKWMMMAEKGAGQRVANPPRLMQVIAMSKQQGLVSVTPKHSETSSSSTSSDSSQYRSPSERDSSSIVTIDAHAPHHPVVHLSSGNGPWEWKVAQKGSDGQEAYELNEMGKDYRGFRPTRSAGVSPGSSVSDIEQDEPRYGSVATINVATGGGGAAERGEGMPENVLGPTSRESTLRRKPTSLTVSEKDGHTDNEAENYYKKIQANRRFKE, encoded by the exons ATGATCTCCGCAAAAGAGAAGTCCAAGGCCCCCAAGGATAGCATGACGCTCCTTCCGTGCTTCTACTTTGTGGAG CTCCCGATCGTGGCTTCGTCCATCGTAACGCTGTATTTCCTGGAGTTGACCGACCTCTTCAAGCCAGCCAAGGTGGGGTTCCAGTGCTATGACCGGGCCCTGTCCATGCCGTATGTGGAGACCAACGAGGAGATGATCCCCCTGCTGATGCTTCTCAGCCTGGCCTTCGCTGCTCCTGCTGCCTCG ATCATGGTCGGGGAAGGCATCATCTACTGCCTGCAGTCCAAGCTGAAGGGGCGCAGCGGGTCGGAGGGGAGCATCAACGCCGGCGGTTGCAACTTCAACTCCTTCCTGCGCAGGACTGTAAGGTTTGTGG GGGTCCACGTGTTTGGACTCTGTGCCACCGCCCTGGTGACTGACGTGATCCAGCTGGCCACCGGCTACCACGCCCCCTTTTTCCTGACGGTCTGCAAGCCCAACTACACGCTGCTGGGGATCTCCTGTGACTCCAACCCTTACATCACCCAGGACATCTGCTCGGGCCAGGACCAGAATGCGATTCTCTCTGCCAG GAAGACTTTCCCGTCCCAGCATGCCACGCTGTCAGCTTTCGCCGCTGTCTACGTGTCG ATGTATTTCAACTCCATCATCTCGGACAGCACCAAGCTCCTGAAGCCCATCCTGGTCTTCGCCTTTGCCATCGCTGCCGGCGTCTGCGGTTTGACCCAGATCACCCAGTACCGCAGCCACCCTATCGACGTCTACGTGGGCTTCCTCATCGGCTCGGGGATCGCCGCCTACCTG GCGTACCACGCGGTGGGCAACTTCCAAGCGCCAACCGAGAGGGCCCCGGCCAACCCCCCCACCAAGGACGCCTTGCGGGCCCTGACCCAGCGCGGCCATGACTCGGTGTATCACCAGAATAAGTCGGTCAGCACTGACGAGCTCAACCCCCAGACCCGGCTGGACGGGGTGAACCGCCAGGTCCAGCGGGAGAAGAACTCCCTGGGCAGCCTGAAACGGGCCAGCGTGGACGTGGACCTGCTGGCCCCCCGCAGCCCCATGGGCAAGGAGAACATGGTCACCTTCAGCAACACCCTGCCGCGGGTCAACACCCCCTCCATGGACGACCCCGCTCGGCGCCACATGACCATCCACGTGCCAGTAGACGCCTGCCGCTCCAAGCAGCTCATCACCGAGTGGAAGCAGAAATCCCTGGAGGGCCGGAGTATGACGCTGGCCGAGGAGGCCAGCGGGCACGCGAGGGCTGGCTCAGACTCGGTGGGCGCAGATGAAGAGGAGCACGTCCCCTCCTCACTCTACCCGACAGTGCAGGCCCGCACGGCCGAGCGGGCCGCCATGGGGCCCCGGGTTCTCATCCAGCCCCGGCCAGGGGCGTCCCAGCTGGTTCACATCCCCGAGGAGAGCCAAGGCACCGCCAACAtctcacccaccagcagctcgGCCGTGCGGGCCAAGTGGATGATGATGGCGGAGAAGGGGGCGGGCCAGCGGGTGGCCAACCCGCCTCGGCTCATGCAGGTCATCGCCATGTCCAAGCAGCAGGGCCTGGTGTCGGTCACCCCCAAGCACTCGGAGACCTCCTCGTCCTCCACCAGCTCCGACTCTTCCCAGTACCGCTCGCCGTCAGAGCGGGACAGCTCCAGCATCGTCACCATCGACGCCCACGCCCCGCACCACCCTGTGGTGCACCTCTCCTCCGGCAACGGGCCCTGGGAGTGGAAGGTGGCCCAGAAAGGCTCGGATGGGCAAGAAGCCTACGAGCTGAACGAGATGGGCAAGGATTACCGGGGCTTCCGGCCCACCAGGAGTGCCGGCGTCTCCCCGGGCTCCTCCGTCAGCGACATCGAGCAAGACGAGCCGCGCTACGGCAGCGTGGCCACCATCAACGTGGCgacgggagggggtggggcggcGGAGCGGGGCGAGGGCATGCCGGAGAATGTGCTAGGCCCCACCAGCCGAGAGTCCACCCTGCGGAGGAAGCCCACCAGCCTCACGGTCAGCGAGAAGGACGGCCACACAGACAACGAGGCGGAAAACTACTACAAGAAAATCCAAGCCAACCGGAGATTTAAGGAGTAA